A window from Candidatus Abyssobacteria bacterium SURF_5 encodes these proteins:
- the nuoI gene encoding NADH-quinone oxidoreductase subunit NuoI → MFSLLKAMAIVFSHMFRKRETVLYPEEKPSIPPRWRGRIILSRDPDGEERCVACYLCAVACPVDCIALQSAEDEHGRRYPSFFRINFSRCIFCGFCEEACPTYAIQLTPDFEMSEYRRESLVYEKEDLLISGTGKYPGYNFYRVAGLAIGGKDKGEAEGEEPPVDVRELMP, encoded by the coding sequence ATGTTCAGCTTGCTGAAGGCGATGGCGATCGTTTTCTCGCACATGTTTCGCAAGCGCGAGACGGTCCTGTATCCCGAGGAGAAGCCGTCGATCCCGCCGCGGTGGCGGGGGCGCATCATTTTGTCGCGCGATCCGGACGGAGAGGAACGATGCGTCGCCTGCTATTTATGCGCCGTTGCGTGTCCGGTGGATTGTATCGCGCTTCAATCAGCCGAGGACGAGCACGGCAGGCGCTACCCCTCGTTTTTCCGAATCAATTTCTCGCGGTGTATCTTCTGCGGTTTCTGTGAGGAGGCATGTCCCACGTATGCGATTCAATTGACTCCTGACTTTGAGATGAGCGAGTATCGCAGGGAGAGCCTGGTTTATGAGAAGGAAGACCTGCTGATCAGCGGGACAGGCAAATATCCCGGCTACAATTTCTACAGGGTCGCGGGACTGGCGATTGGCGGAAAAGACAAAGGCGAAGCCGAAGGCGAAGAACCGCCGGTCGATGTGCGCGAATTGATGCCCTGA
- the nuoH gene encoding NADH-quinone oxidoreductase subunit NuoH, with product MLETARSIIIVFGILFGAFTIASGLIWLERRLLALWQDRYGPNRVGAFGSLQVVADIIKIFMKEDWIPPFADRPVFVIAPAIIVITTLMAFAIIVVSPGITVVDMGVGLLFFLAMSSMGVYSPSLGGWSSNNKYALLGGLRAAAQMLSYEVFMGLSLMGVVMLAGSFNITDIVEAQEEVWFCIPQVLGFIVFFVAGVAETRRLPFDLPEAENELIAGYHAEYSGMKFGMFFVGEYIGITLISALLTTLFFGGWLGPLFPGIVWFALKTFFFICIFILLRGTLPRPRYDQLMAIGWKVMLPLALLNLVITGAVLLARG from the coding sequence ATGTTGGAGACGGCTAGATCGATCATCATTGTCTTCGGCATCCTGTTCGGGGCGTTCACGATCGCCTCAGGTCTGATCTGGCTTGAGCGGCGGCTGCTGGCCTTATGGCAGGACCGATACGGCCCGAACCGTGTCGGCGCGTTCGGCTCGCTTCAGGTGGTAGCCGACATAATCAAGATATTCATGAAGGAGGATTGGATTCCTCCATTCGCCGATAGACCGGTTTTCGTTATTGCCCCGGCAATCATTGTGATTACCACGCTGATGGCTTTTGCCATTATTGTTGTTTCGCCGGGAATAACCGTTGTCGATATGGGAGTCGGATTGTTATTCTTTCTGGCGATGTCTTCGATGGGGGTATACAGCCCGTCGCTGGGTGGCTGGTCTTCGAATAATAAGTACGCTCTTCTTGGGGGTCTTCGCGCGGCGGCGCAAATGCTGAGTTACGAAGTCTTCATGGGGCTTTCGCTCATGGGCGTGGTGATGCTGGCGGGCTCATTCAATATAACCGACATAGTCGAAGCTCAAGAGGAGGTGTGGTTTTGCATTCCGCAAGTGTTGGGGTTCATCGTATTTTTTGTAGCAGGAGTTGCCGAGACGCGGCGGCTGCCTTTTGATCTGCCGGAAGCGGAGAACGAGTTGATTGCGGGATATCACGCCGAATATTCGGGAATGAAATTCGGGATGTTCTTCGTTGGGGAATACATCGGGATTACCTTGATATCGGCGTTGCTGACGACCCTGTTTTTCGGGGGATGGCTCGGGCCGCTCTTTCCGGGCATCGTCTGGTTCGCGCTCAAGACGTTCTTTTTCATCTGTATTTTCATTCTGCTGAGAGGTACTCTGCCGCGTCCCCGGTACGACCAGCTCATGGCGATCGGCTGGAAGGTGATGCTTCCGCTGGCGCTGTTGAACCTGGTGATAACGGGGGCGGTCCTGCTGGCGCGCGGATAG
- the nuoG gene encoding NADH-quinone oxidoreductase subunit NuoG, whose amino-acid sequence MPVIYIENAPYEVKDGQNLLAASLSLGFNVPYFCWHPAMHSIGACRLCAVKQFRDENDHKGKIVMSCMTPATEGTRISISDPDAVKFRKSVIEWLMVNHPHDCPVCDEGGECHLQDMTLLTGHVYRRFRFKKRTYRNQYLGPFINHEMNRCIQCYRCVRFYCDYAGGRDLNVFGWHDNVYFGRHEDGFLQSEFAGNLVEVCPTGVFTDKTLKQHYARKWDLQTAPSVCVHCSLGCNTIPGERYGMLRRIRNRYNREVNGYFLCDRGRFGYEFVNHSARIKQPLIRRNGNLEPIARENILSELEPIIKSEAHIIGIGSPRASVEANYALRALVGPENFYQGTTQIEFDAVSLMVDVLRRGPAPSASLHDVERADAVLVLGEDVPNTAPIAALALRQSVMKKPLAISRQMKIDDWHDMAMREAIQDDYGPCFVAAPRATRLDDIATAVYRAAPDDIARFGFAVAHELDAQAPAVPDLSDDALGLAKRAAVALRNAERPLVVSGSGCMNASLIEAAARVAFALDSVGKSSNIFLVPSSCNSMGAAMLGGKPLDEVMEAAEKGAVDTAIILENDLYSKLGFARAEKFLSAVGKVIVLDSLATFTTERADIVLPAATFAESDGTLMNNEARAQRFFKVLAPEADVQESWRWLSDLLSFSGNNHHAGWKTLDELIADIAAHVRIFRLLPEVAPPADFRISGQKVPRQPHRYSGRTAMHAHIAVHEAEPPEDIDSPLAFTMEGYQSQPPSSLIAHFWAPYWNSIQSVTKFQSEVNGELAGGDPGKRLIEPARDKSITLPGRVPAALKVRSGEVLVVPAYHVFGSEELSSRAAGIAQLSPAPYVALNQADAEAQRLTDGDALELEISGKSHRLFLKVDPSLPPGVAALPAGLSGVPWDRSPFWYELKKMKKVSANVGDG is encoded by the coding sequence GTGCCGGTCATTTACATTGAAAATGCGCCCTATGAGGTGAAAGACGGCCAGAACCTTTTAGCGGCATCGCTGTCGCTCGGATTTAATGTGCCGTACTTCTGCTGGCATCCGGCGATGCATTCGATTGGCGCATGCCGTCTGTGCGCGGTAAAGCAGTTTCGGGACGAGAACGATCACAAAGGGAAAATCGTGATGTCCTGCATGACACCTGCGACCGAGGGCACGCGCATCTCGATCTCCGATCCCGACGCCGTGAAATTTCGCAAGAGCGTGATCGAGTGGCTCATGGTTAATCACCCGCACGATTGTCCGGTCTGCGATGAGGGCGGCGAATGTCATCTGCAGGATATGACGCTGCTGACGGGCCACGTTTACCGCAGATTCCGCTTCAAGAAACGGACTTACCGGAACCAGTATCTTGGGCCGTTCATCAACCACGAGATGAACCGGTGCATCCAGTGCTACCGCTGCGTGCGGTTCTATTGCGACTATGCCGGCGGGCGCGACTTGAACGTTTTCGGCTGGCACGACAACGTGTACTTCGGGCGGCATGAAGACGGATTTCTGCAGAGCGAATTTGCCGGGAACCTTGTCGAGGTATGTCCGACGGGCGTATTTACCGACAAGACGCTGAAGCAGCATTATGCGCGGAAATGGGATTTACAGACGGCGCCATCGGTCTGCGTTCACTGCAGTCTGGGCTGCAACACGATTCCCGGCGAGCGGTATGGCATGCTTCGCCGCATCCGCAACCGGTACAACCGCGAAGTGAATGGTTATTTCCTGTGCGATCGCGGCCGCTTCGGCTATGAATTCGTGAACCATTCGGCCCGCATAAAGCAGCCGCTCATTCGCAGGAACGGGAATCTTGAACCGATCGCGCGCGAAAACATCCTGAGCGAGCTCGAGCCGATAATCAAGAGCGAGGCGCATATTATCGGAATCGGTTCACCGCGGGCGTCGGTGGAGGCCAACTATGCGCTACGCGCGCTGGTGGGTCCGGAGAATTTCTATCAGGGAACGACGCAAATCGAATTCGACGCGGTTTCACTTATGGTTGATGTTCTGCGAAGAGGTCCGGCGCCTTCCGCTTCTTTGCATGATGTCGAGCGCGCCGACGCCGTGCTGGTGCTGGGGGAGGATGTGCCGAATACCGCGCCCATTGCCGCGCTGGCGCTGCGCCAGTCTGTGATGAAGAAGCCGCTCGCGATCTCCCGGCAGATGAAGATTGATGACTGGCATGATATGGCCATGCGCGAGGCGATTCAGGATGACTATGGCCCGTGTTTTGTGGCTGCGCCACGTGCAACCAGGCTTGATGATATTGCAACGGCTGTATACCGGGCGGCGCCGGACGATATCGCCAGATTCGGATTTGCCGTTGCCCATGAACTGGATGCACAGGCGCCCGCTGTTCCCGATTTATCAGACGATGCGCTCGGACTTGCCAAACGAGCGGCGGTCGCGTTGAGAAATGCGGAGCGTCCTTTGGTCGTTTCCGGCAGCGGCTGCATGAATGCTTCATTGATCGAGGCGGCGGCACGCGTGGCGTTCGCCCTCGACTCTGTGGGAAAATCCTCGAACATTTTCCTTGTGCCCTCGTCGTGCAACAGCATGGGCGCGGCCATGCTGGGCGGAAAGCCGTTGGATGAGGTAATGGAGGCGGCGGAAAAGGGAGCGGTGGATACCGCCATTATTCTCGAGAACGATCTTTACAGCAAGCTGGGATTTGCGCGCGCGGAGAAGTTCTTATCGGCAGTCGGAAAAGTTATCGTTCTCGATTCGCTGGCCACCTTTACGACGGAAAGAGCCGATATCGTTTTGCCCGCTGCGACATTTGCCGAATCCGATGGGACTTTGATGAACAATGAGGCGCGGGCGCAGCGTTTTTTCAAAGTGCTCGCGCCGGAGGCCGATGTCCAAGAAAGCTGGAGATGGCTGAGCGATCTCCTTTCTTTCTCGGGTAACAATCACCACGCCGGGTGGAAAACGCTTGACGAACTGATCGCTGATATCGCAGCACATGTGCGGATATTCCGTCTTCTTCCTGAAGTTGCGCCGCCCGCGGACTTCCGTATTTCCGGCCAAAAGGTTCCACGCCAGCCGCATCGATACAGCGGCCGCACCGCAATGCATGCGCATATCGCCGTGCATGAAGCGGAGCCGCCCGAAGATATCGATTCGCCTCTCGCTTTTACGATGGAAGGATATCAGAGTCAGCCGCCTTCCTCTTTGATCGCCCATTTCTGGGCGCCGTACTGGAATTCGATCCAGTCGGTCACCAAATTTCAAAGCGAGGTTAATGGGGAGTTGGCGGGAGGAGACCCGGGGAAACGGCTTATTGAACCGGCGAGAGACAAGTCAATCACTCTTCCAGGTCGAGTTCCCGCCGCACTCAAAGTTCGTTCTGGCGAAGTGTTGGTTGTGCCGGCGTATCATGTTTTCGGATCGGAAGAGCTGAGCAGCCGCGCCGCCGGAATAGCGCAGCTTTCGCCGGCGCCTTATGTCGCGCTGAATCAAGCGGATGCGGAAGCCCAACGGCTGACTGACGGCGACGCGCTCGAGCTGGAGATATCGGGCAAGAGCCACAGGCTGTTCCTCAAAGTCGATCCCTCTTTGCCGCCGGGGGTTGCCGCATTGCCTGCAGGTCTGTCGGGTGTGCCATGGGATCGTTCACCGTTTTGGTATGAATTGAAAAAAATGAAAAAGGTTTCGGCCAATGTTGGAGACGGCTAG
- the nuoK gene encoding NADH-quinone oxidoreductase subunit NuoK produces MVSIPLEAGLLLAAVLFVIGLVGILIRRNILFILLSIEILLNASGLAFIVAGYHWNQPDGQVMFFFILTMAAAEVAVGLALALLMFHEFKTLNIDQLTRMQG; encoded by the coding sequence ATGGTGTCCATACCGCTTGAAGCCGGCCTTCTTCTTGCCGCTGTCTTATTCGTCATCGGTCTCGTCGGCATCCTGATACGGCGCAATATCCTGTTCATTCTCCTCTCGATCGAGATATTGCTGAACGCGTCCGGCCTGGCCTTTATCGTGGCGGGATACCATTGGAACCAGCCGGACGGGCAGGTAATGTTTTTCTTCATACTAACCATGGCGGCGGCGGAAGTTGCAGTCGGGCTCGCGCTGGCGCTTCTTATGTTTCATGAATTCAAGACACTTAATATCGATCAACTGACCAGGATGCAGGGATAA
- a CDS encoding NADH-quinone oxidoreductase subunit J → MNTTFYVTAAVGILSTLFVITSLNAVHALLFFIVSLLATSLIFYILGAPFAAMLVIIINAGAIMVLFVFAIMILNLGPHMTEYEKPSFQPRQWVFPVFLALILIGEFVFTFFQHSPGVGVREIVDAKRVGIALFGPYVLGVEMASLLLLAGLLGAYHLGPYAINPREAKK, encoded by the coding sequence ATGAACACGACGTTTTATGTTACGGCTGCGGTGGGCATCTTATCGACGTTATTCGTCATCACCAGTCTGAATGCGGTGCATGCGCTCTTGTTCTTCATCGTTTCGCTTTTGGCGACTTCTCTCATTTTTTATATCCTCGGTGCCCCATTCGCGGCGATGCTGGTGATCATCATCAACGCGGGCGCAATCATGGTTTTGTTCGTGTTCGCCATCATGATTCTGAACCTGGGGCCGCATATGACGGAATACGAAAAGCCGTCGTTTCAGCCGCGACAATGGGTGTTTCCCGTGTTCCTGGCGCTCATCCTCATTGGAGAATTCGTTTTCACCTTCTTTCAACATAGTCCCGGCGTTGGAGTGCGCGAGATTGTGGACGCAAAACGAGTGGGCATCGCGCTGTTCGGGCCGTACGTGCTTGGAGTCGAAATGGCGTCGCTGCTCCTGCTGGCCGGACTGCTTGGCGCATATCACCTGGGGCCATATGCGATTAATCCAAGGGAGGCGAAGAAATAA
- the nuoF gene encoding NADH oxidoreductase (quinone) subunit F — translation MDKPLTQNFRIEEEPPSIQEYEKSGGYMALRKALEIPPQDVQRLVKESNLRGRGGAGFQTGMKWSFVPMGPDAPRPKYYVVNADEMEPGTFKDRYLLENDPHQIIEGAIIGAYAIEAEFSYIFLRWEYRRAARRIEKAIAEAYQRGYLGKNILKSGMNLEMHLHVSAGRYMCGEEFGLLDALEGRRAHPRAKPPFPQVCGLWGRPTVVNNVETVANIRHIIMNGPEWYRGLSLSGDGGTKLFGVSGKVRRPGLWELPMGISLEELLVEHAGGMQEGYRLKGLLPGGASTDFLTHEHLQVKLDFDSVQQIGSRLGTGTVVVLDDKTCPVGMVHNLMEFFARESCGWCTPCREGLPWIEKTMAAIENGNGKPGDIEMLEEQTRLMAPGNTFCALAPGAMEPLQSAIKHFRDDFERHISERRCPWRK, via the coding sequence ATGGATAAGCCGCTGACTCAGAATTTTCGCATTGAAGAAGAACCACCGAGCATACAGGAGTACGAGAAGAGCGGTGGTTACATGGCTTTGCGTAAAGCGCTGGAAATTCCGCCGCAGGACGTGCAGCGTCTGGTCAAAGAGTCCAATTTGAGGGGAAGGGGAGGCGCCGGTTTTCAAACAGGGATGAAATGGAGCTTTGTCCCGATGGGGCCCGATGCTCCCCGCCCGAAATATTATGTGGTGAATGCCGACGAAATGGAACCGGGCACCTTCAAAGACCGGTACCTGCTGGAGAACGATCCCCATCAGATTATCGAAGGCGCGATAATCGGCGCCTATGCCATCGAAGCGGAATTCTCATACATTTTTCTTCGATGGGAATACAGAAGAGCGGCGCGGCGGATCGAGAAGGCGATTGCTGAGGCGTATCAGCGAGGATATTTGGGAAAGAATATTCTCAAATCGGGAATGAATCTTGAGATGCACCTGCACGTCAGCGCGGGCCGCTATATGTGCGGTGAGGAATTCGGGCTGCTTGATGCGCTGGAGGGCAGACGCGCACACCCTCGCGCGAAACCGCCGTTCCCGCAAGTGTGCGGGTTATGGGGCAGGCCGACCGTGGTCAACAACGTGGAAACAGTTGCGAACATCCGCCACATCATCATGAACGGCCCCGAGTGGTACAGGGGTCTGAGCCTGAGCGGCGATGGGGGAACGAAGCTGTTCGGCGTCAGCGGAAAGGTGCGGCGGCCGGGCCTGTGGGAGCTGCCGATGGGCATTTCTCTTGAAGAGCTTCTTGTCGAGCACGCGGGCGGAATGCAGGAGGGATATCGGCTGAAAGGCCTGCTTCCCGGCGGGGCATCGACGGACTTTCTCACCCATGAGCATCTTCAGGTGAAACTGGATTTTGATTCCGTCCAGCAGATTGGCAGCCGGCTTGGAACCGGCACAGTCGTGGTTCTTGATGATAAGACATGCCCGGTTGGAATGGTGCATAACCTGATGGAATTCTTTGCCCGGGAATCCTGCGGCTGGTGCACGCCGTGCCGGGAAGGGCTTCCGTGGATCGAGAAGACGATGGCTGCGATTGAGAATGGGAATGGCAAGCCGGGCGATATAGAAATGCTGGAGGAGCAGACTCGTCTCATGGCGCCCGGAAACACGTTTTGTGCGCTTGCGCCGGGAGCGATGGAGCCGCTTCAGAGCGCGATCAAACATTTTCGTGATGATTTCGAGAGACATATCAGCGAGCGTCGTTGCCCGTGGAGAAAATAA